The window CAAAAATTTCTTCTAAGCTATCATTATATGTAGCAAATTCTTCAAGCTTTTCAATTAACTCTTTTTTAATTTCAGAGTTAATTTGCTCAGATCTTCTAGCAATAACTGAAATAGCCTCATAAATGTTACCTGTTGGTGCATCTATAATATTTCTGTTATACGTAGTTGTAGATAACGGCGCTTCGATTTTTTTTAAATCCATAATATATATTAGCTTTTGGTACTGTATTTTTCTAATT is drawn from Psychroserpens sp. NJDZ02 and contains these coding sequences:
- a CDS encoding DNA-directed RNA polymerase subunit omega, which codes for MDLKKIEAPLSTTTYNRNIIDAPTGNIYEAISVIARRSEQINSEIKKELIEKLEEFATYNDSLEEIFENKEQIEVSKFYEKLPKPHALAVQEWLDDKIYHRNTELDNQD